In Streptomyces longhuiensis, the following proteins share a genomic window:
- the polA gene encoding DNA polymerase I, which translates to MAETAAKKTEKKTSGSRPRLMLMDGHSLAYRAFFALPAENFTTATGQPTNAIYGFASMLANTLRDEAPTHFAVAFDVSRKTWRSEEFTEYKANRSKTPDEFKGQVELIGELLDAMHTPRFAVDGFEADDIIATLATQAEAAGFDVLVVTGDRDSFQLVSDHVTVLYPTKGVSELTRFTPEKVEEKYGLTPAQYPDFAALRGDPSDNLPGIPGVGEKTAAKWINQFGSFAELVERAEEVKGKAGQNFRDHIEAVKLNRRLTEMVRDVELPQTVEDLERAAYDRTAVAMVLDTLEIRNPSLRERLLAVDPGAEEAEQTPAEPGVDVDGSVLGAGEVAPWLAEHGDAALGLATVDTWALGAGSVTEVALAGAGGAAAWFDPTQLDEADENAFAAWLADAAKPKVLHNAKNVMRVFAEHGWTVDGITMDTALAAYLVKPGRRSFALDALTLEYLGRELAPAAADGQLAFGTEDDDQAEADALMVHARAILDLGEAFGGKLREVGAADLLKDVELPTSTLLARMERHGIAADRAHLEAMEQMFGGAVQQAVKEAHASVGHEFNLGSPKQLQEVFFGELDLPKTKKTKTGYTTDADALAWLATQTDHELPVIMLRHREQAKLRVTVEGLIKTIAADGRIHTTFNQTVAATGRLSSTDPNLQNIPVRTDEGRAIRRGFVVGEGFESLMTADYSQIELRVMAHLSEDEGLLEAFTSGEDLHTTVGAQVFGVERSAVDAEMRRKIKAMSYGLAYGLSAFGLSGQLNIEPGEARVLMDTYFERFGGVRDYLRRVVDEARATGYTETMLGRRRYLPDLNSDNRQRREMAERMALNAPIQGTAADIVKIAMLNVDKALKDAKLKSRLLLQVHDEIVLEIAPGEAAAAEELVRREMAGAVHLRAPLDVSVGVGPDWESAAH; encoded by the coding sequence GTGGCAGAGACAGCAGCGAAGAAGACCGAGAAGAAGACCTCAGGCAGCCGGCCGCGGCTGATGCTCATGGACGGGCATTCGCTGGCGTACCGCGCGTTCTTCGCGCTGCCCGCGGAGAACTTCACGACCGCGACCGGACAGCCGACGAACGCGATCTACGGCTTCGCGTCGATGCTGGCGAACACGCTGCGCGACGAGGCGCCCACGCACTTCGCGGTGGCGTTCGACGTCTCGCGCAAGACGTGGCGCTCCGAGGAGTTCACGGAGTACAAGGCGAATCGTTCGAAGACCCCGGACGAGTTCAAGGGGCAGGTCGAGCTGATCGGCGAGCTCCTCGACGCGATGCACACCCCGCGCTTCGCGGTCGACGGGTTCGAGGCGGACGACATCATCGCCACGCTCGCCACCCAGGCCGAGGCCGCCGGGTTCGACGTGCTGGTCGTCACCGGCGACCGGGACTCGTTCCAGCTCGTCAGCGATCACGTCACGGTGCTCTACCCGACGAAGGGCGTCTCCGAGCTGACGCGGTTCACGCCGGAGAAGGTCGAGGAGAAGTACGGGCTCACGCCGGCCCAGTACCCCGACTTCGCGGCGCTGCGCGGCGACCCGTCGGACAACCTGCCGGGCATCCCCGGCGTCGGCGAGAAGACCGCCGCGAAGTGGATCAACCAGTTCGGTTCGTTCGCCGAGCTCGTGGAGCGCGCCGAAGAGGTCAAGGGCAAGGCCGGGCAGAATTTCCGCGACCACATCGAAGCCGTCAAGCTGAACCGCCGGCTCACCGAGATGGTGCGCGACGTCGAGCTCCCCCAGACGGTCGAAGACCTGGAGCGCGCCGCGTACGACCGCACGGCCGTCGCGATGGTCCTGGACACCCTGGAGATCCGTAACCCGTCGCTGCGCGAGCGGCTCCTCGCCGTCGACCCGGGCGCCGAGGAGGCCGAGCAGACGCCCGCCGAGCCCGGCGTCGACGTCGACGGTTCGGTGCTCGGCGCGGGCGAGGTGGCCCCGTGGCTCGCCGAGCACGGCGACGCCGCCCTGGGCCTCGCCACGGTCGACACCTGGGCGCTCGGTGCGGGATCCGTCACCGAGGTGGCGCTCGCCGGCGCCGGGGGAGCCGCCGCCTGGTTCGACCCCACCCAGCTCGACGAGGCCGACGAGAACGCGTTCGCGGCGTGGCTCGCCGACGCCGCGAAGCCCAAGGTCCTGCACAACGCGAAGAACGTCATGCGGGTCTTCGCCGAGCACGGCTGGACCGTGGACGGCATCACCATGGACACGGCGCTCGCCGCGTACCTGGTCAAGCCCGGCCGCCGCTCCTTCGCGCTCGACGCGCTGACCCTGGAGTACCTGGGCCGTGAGCTCGCCCCGGCCGCGGCCGACGGACAGCTCGCCTTCGGTACGGAGGACGACGACCAGGCCGAGGCCGACGCGCTCATGGTGCACGCCCGCGCGATCCTCGACCTCGGCGAGGCCTTCGGCGGGAAGCTCCGGGAAGTCGGCGCGGCCGATCTCCTCAAGGACGTCGAGCTGCCCACGTCCACGCTCCTCGCGCGCATGGAGCGGCACGGCATCGCCGCCGACCGCGCCCACCTGGAGGCCATGGAGCAGATGTTCGGGGGCGCCGTCCAGCAGGCCGTGAAGGAGGCGCACGCCTCCGTGGGCCACGAGTTCAACCTCGGCTCGCCCAAGCAGCTCCAGGAAGTCTTCTTCGGCGAGCTCGACCTCCCCAAGACGAAGAAGACGAAGACCGGGTACACGACGGACGCGGACGCGCTCGCCTGGCTGGCCACGCAGACCGACCACGAACTCCCCGTGATCATGCTGCGCCACCGCGAGCAGGCCAAGCTTCGGGTCACCGTCGAGGGCCTCATCAAGACGATCGCCGCGGACGGCCGCATCCACACGACGTTCAACCAGACCGTCGCCGCGACGGGCCGGCTCTCCTCGACCGACCCGAACCTGCAGAACATCCCGGTCCGCACCGACGAGGGCCGCGCCATCCGCCGCGGCTTCGTCGTCGGCGAGGGCTTCGAGTCGCTCATGACCGCGGACTACAGCCAGATCGAGCTGCGCGTCATGGCGCACCTCTCCGAGGACGAGGGCCTCCTCGAGGCGTTCACCTCCGGCGAGGACCTGCACACCACGGTCGGCGCGCAGGTCTTCGGAGTCGAGCGGTCCGCCGTCGACGCGGAGATGCGCCGCAAGATCAAGGCCATGTCGTACGGGCTCGCCTACGGCCTGTCCGCGTTCGGCCTGTCCGGGCAGCTGAACATCGAGCCGGGCGAGGCGCGGGTCCTCATGGACACGTACTTCGAGCGGTTCGGCGGCGTGCGCGACTATCTGCGCCGCGTCGTCGACGAGGCGCGCGCCACGGGCTACACCGAGACGATGCTCGGCCGACGCCGGTATCTGCCGGACCTCAACAGCGACAACCGCCAGCGCCGTGAGATGGCCGAGCGCATGGCGCTCAACGCGCCGATCCAGGGCACGGCCGCCGACATCGTCAAGATCGCCATGCTGAACGTGGACAAGGCGCTCAAGGACGCGAAGCTCAAGTCCCGGCTGCTGCTCCAGGTCCATGACGAAATCGTCCTGGAGATCGCCCCGGGCGAGGCCGCGGCGGCGGAGGAGCTGGTCCGGCGCGAGATGGCCGGGGCCGTGCATCTGCGGGCGCCGCTGGACGTGTCGGTGGGCGTCGGCCCGGACTGGGAGTCCGCGGCGCACTAG
- a CDS encoding branched-chain amino acid ABC transporter permease produces the protein MNTLPQQLANGLFLGSMYGLIAIGYTMVYGIVQLINFAHGEIFMTGGFGALTVYLYVLPNGTSMWIALPAMLIGGGIVSVLIAVGAERFAYRPLRGAPRLAPLITAIGLSLALQQLVFNWYPNAKNDLKFPQLPFGPVHIGSISIQSGSVFVIIAAPLCMAALALFVSLSRTGRAMQATAQDPDTAQLMGIDTNRIIVIAFAIGGFFAAVAAVSYGLRYGTVKYDMGFQMGLKAFTAAVLGGIGNIYGAMIGGLVLGLAETMATSYIDGIPGMQQLGGGGWSSVWAFVLLILVLLFRPQGLIGERVADRA, from the coding sequence GTGAACACCCTGCCGCAGCAGCTGGCCAACGGGCTGTTCCTCGGCTCGATGTACGGGCTGATCGCCATCGGCTACACGATGGTGTACGGCATCGTCCAGCTCATCAACTTCGCCCATGGCGAGATCTTCATGACCGGCGGCTTCGGCGCACTCACGGTCTACCTCTACGTTCTGCCCAACGGCACATCCATGTGGATAGCCCTCCCCGCGATGCTGATAGGCGGCGGAATCGTCTCCGTCCTCATCGCCGTCGGGGCCGAACGCTTCGCCTACCGACCACTGCGCGGAGCACCACGCCTCGCCCCGCTCATCACGGCCATCGGTCTGTCGCTCGCGCTCCAGCAGCTCGTCTTCAACTGGTACCCGAACGCCAAGAACGACCTCAAGTTCCCCCAACTGCCCTTCGGACCCGTCCACATCGGCTCCATCAGCATCCAGAGCGGCAGCGTCTTCGTCATCATCGCCGCCCCCCTCTGCATGGCGGCCCTCGCCCTGTTCGTCAGCCTCTCCCGCACCGGCCGCGCCATGCAGGCCACCGCGCAGGACCCTGACACCGCGCAGCTCATGGGCATCGACACCAACCGCATCATCGTCATCGCCTTCGCCATCGGCGGCTTCTTCGCCGCCGTCGCAGCCGTCTCGTACGGCCTGCGCTACGGCACGGTCAAGTACGACATGGGCTTCCAGATGGGCCTCAAGGCCTTCACCGCAGCCGTCCTCGGCGGCATCGGCAACATCTACGGCGCCATGATCGGCGGCCTGGTCCTCGGCCTCGCCGAAACCATGGCCACCAGCTACATCGACGGCATCCCGGGCATGCAGCAGCTCGGCGGCGGCGGCTGGTCCTCCGTCTGGGCCTTCGTACTCCTCATCCTCGTACTGCTGTTCAGGCCACAAGGCCTCATCGGCGAACGCGTCGCGGACAGGGCGTGA
- a CDS encoding PaaI family thioesterase, translated as MGEHSSVKFPQEIIDEYAALGVDLPALFSAGDLGTRMGVQIKEASPERVVGTMPVEGNTQPYGLLHGGASAVLAETLGSVGSMLHGGSAKIAVGVDLNCTHHRGARSGLVTGVATPVHRGRSTATYEIVITDEQDRRVCSARLTCLLKDMPKS; from the coding sequence ATGGGCGAGCACAGCAGCGTGAAGTTCCCGCAAGAGATCATCGACGAGTACGCGGCGCTCGGCGTCGACCTGCCCGCCCTGTTCTCCGCGGGGGACCTCGGCACCCGCATGGGCGTCCAGATCAAGGAAGCGTCCCCCGAGCGCGTCGTCGGCACCATGCCCGTCGAGGGCAACACCCAGCCCTACGGTCTCCTGCACGGCGGCGCGTCCGCGGTCCTCGCCGAGACCCTCGGCTCCGTCGGCTCGATGCTCCACGGCGGCAGTGCCAAGATCGCCGTCGGCGTCGACCTGAACTGCACGCACCACCGCGGCGCCCGCTCCGGCCTCGTCACCGGCGTCGCCACCCCCGTACACCGCGGCCGCTCCACGGCCACGTACGAGATCGTGATCACCGACGAGCAGGACCGGCGGGTCTGCTCGGCCCGCCTGACCTGCCTCCTCAAGGACATGCCCAAGAGCTGA
- a CDS encoding branched-chain amino acid ABC transporter substrate-binding protein — MTSVLTTGALTLTACGSRDDDKGSDSSKKTTVIIGVDAPLTGQNSATGLGIQGGVQIAVNDANKNNTVPGVTFKVQALDDKAIPAQGQSNATQLVQNEKVLGVVGPLNSGVATQMQQVFATANLVEVSPSNTAPELTQGKNWQTSKSRPFKTYFRTATTDALQGGFAADYAYNTLKKRKVFVVDDKQTYGAGLAKLFKAGFTKAGGKVTGQDHVNTGDTDFSALVTKIKNSKADLVYYGGQYDESEKLTKQLKDGGAKVPLFGGDGMFSDTYIQTAGKTSEGDLATSVGQPVDSLPSAADFIKKYKASGLKGDYGTYGGYSYDAATAIIKAIGNVVKDGKVPSDARTKIVGEVQKTKFDGIAGPVSFDEYGDTTNKQLTVYQVVDGKWKAVKSGTFNG, encoded by the coding sequence ATGACCAGCGTGCTCACCACCGGAGCACTCACGCTCACCGCCTGCGGATCGCGCGACGACGACAAGGGCAGCGACAGCAGCAAGAAGACCACCGTCATCATCGGCGTCGACGCCCCGCTCACCGGCCAGAACTCGGCCACGGGCCTCGGCATCCAGGGCGGCGTGCAGATCGCCGTGAACGACGCCAACAAGAACAACACCGTTCCCGGCGTGACGTTCAAGGTCCAGGCGCTCGACGACAAGGCGATCCCGGCCCAGGGCCAGTCCAACGCCACCCAGCTCGTCCAGAACGAGAAGGTCCTCGGCGTCGTCGGCCCGCTGAACTCCGGTGTCGCCACCCAGATGCAGCAGGTCTTCGCCACCGCCAACCTGGTCGAGGTCTCCCCGTCCAACACGGCCCCCGAGCTCACCCAGGGCAAGAACTGGCAGACCTCCAAGTCCCGCCCGTTCAAGACCTACTTCCGCACCGCCACCACCGACGCCCTGCAGGGCGGCTTCGCGGCCGACTACGCCTACAACACGCTGAAGAAGCGCAAGGTGTTCGTGGTCGACGACAAGCAGACCTACGGTGCCGGCCTCGCCAAGCTCTTCAAGGCGGGCTTCACCAAGGCCGGCGGCAAGGTCACGGGCCAGGACCACGTCAACACCGGCGACACGGACTTCTCCGCCCTCGTCACCAAGATCAAGAACTCCAAGGCCGACCTCGTCTACTACGGCGGCCAGTACGACGAGTCCGAGAAGCTCACCAAGCAGCTCAAGGACGGCGGCGCCAAGGTCCCGCTGTTCGGCGGTGACGGCATGTTCAGCGACACCTACATCCAGACCGCCGGCAAGACCTCCGAAGGCGACCTCGCCACCTCGGTCGGCCAGCCCGTCGACTCCCTGCCCTCCGCCGCCGACTTCATCAAGAAGTACAAGGCCTCCGGCCTCAAGGGCGACTACGGCACGTACGGCGGCTACTCCTACGACGCCGCCACCGCCATCATCAAGGCGATCGGCAACGTCGTGAAGGACGGCAAGGTCCCCTCCGACGCCCGCACCAAGATCGTCGGCGAGGTCCAGAAGACCAAGTTCGACGGCATCGCCGGACCCGTCTCCTTCGACGAGTACGGCGACACCACCAACAAGCAGCTCACCGTCTACCAGGTCGTCGACGGCAAGTGGAAGGCCGTCAAGAGCGGCACGTTCAACGGCTGA
- a CDS encoding FdhF/YdeP family oxidoreductase, with product MATKPPTGDPVQDAPQVDAPLRAAAGLPAVAHSLKIAQQQMGVRRTALTLLRVNQKDGFDCPGCAWPEPEHRHKAEFCENGAKAVAEEATLRRVTPDFFAAHPVADLATRSGYWLGQQGRLTHPMYLADGAERYEPVSWERAFDIIAEELTALASPDEAVFYTSGRTSNEAAFLYQLFAREFGTNNLPDCSNMCHESSGSALTETIGIGKGSVSLEDLYKSDLIIVAGQNPGTNHPRMLSALEKAKANGSKIITINPLPEAGLERFKNPQTPQGMLKGATLTDLFLQIRLGGDQALFRLLNKLILETEGAVDDTFIAEHTHGYEEFTAAARAADWDATLTATGLERAEIEEALALVLASERTVVCWAMGLTQHKHSVPTIREVVNFLLLRGNIGRPGAGVCPVRGHSNVQGDRTMGVFERPAPAFLDALEKEFGFAPPREHGFDVVRAIEALRDGAAKVFFAMGGNFVAASPDTDVTEAAMRRAALTVHVSTKLNRSHAVTGARALILPTLGRTERDLQSSGEQFVTVEDSMSMVHASRGRLAPASKHLLSEPAIVARLARRVLGDASRTPWEEFEKDYATVRDRIAKVIPGFEDFNARVTGSAGHPGGFTLPHGPRDERRFPTATGKANFTAAPVAYPKLPEGRLLLQTLRSHDQYNTTIYGLDDRYRGIRNGRRVVLVSPHDAQGLGLADGSYVDLVSEWTDGVERRAPGFRVVHYPTARGCAAAYYPETNVLIPLDSTADTSNTPTSKSVVVRLEQSATD from the coding sequence ATGGCAACGAAGCCGCCCACGGGGGATCCGGTCCAGGACGCGCCGCAGGTGGACGCGCCGCTGCGCGCCGCCGCCGGACTGCCCGCCGTCGCCCATTCCCTCAAGATCGCCCAGCAGCAGATGGGCGTGCGCCGCACCGCGCTCACCCTGCTCCGCGTCAACCAGAAAGACGGCTTCGACTGCCCGGGCTGCGCCTGGCCCGAGCCCGAGCACCGGCACAAGGCGGAGTTCTGCGAGAACGGCGCGAAGGCGGTCGCCGAGGAGGCCACCCTGCGCCGGGTCACGCCCGACTTCTTCGCCGCGCACCCGGTCGCCGACCTCGCGACCCGCTCCGGGTACTGGCTGGGCCAGCAGGGCCGCCTCACGCACCCCATGTATCTCGCGGACGGCGCCGAGCGCTACGAGCCGGTGTCCTGGGAGCGCGCCTTCGACATCATCGCCGAGGAGCTGACCGCCCTGGCCTCCCCCGACGAGGCCGTGTTCTACACCTCGGGCCGCACGAGCAACGAGGCGGCGTTCCTCTACCAGCTGTTCGCCCGCGAGTTCGGCACGAACAACCTGCCCGACTGCTCGAACATGTGCCACGAGTCGTCCGGTTCCGCGCTCACGGAGACCATCGGCATCGGCAAGGGCAGCGTCTCCCTGGAGGACCTCTACAAGTCCGACCTGATCATCGTGGCCGGGCAGAACCCGGGCACGAACCACCCGCGCATGCTCTCCGCCCTCGAGAAGGCGAAGGCGAACGGCTCGAAGATCATCACGATCAACCCGCTGCCCGAGGCCGGACTCGAACGCTTCAAGAACCCGCAGACCCCGCAGGGCATGCTCAAGGGCGCCACCCTGACCGACCTGTTCCTCCAGATCCGCCTCGGCGGGGACCAAGCCCTCTTCCGCCTCCTGAACAAGCTGATCCTGGAGACCGAAGGCGCCGTCGACGACACCTTCATAGCGGAACACACCCACGGCTACGAGGAGTTCACCGCGGCCGCCCGCGCCGCCGACTGGGACGCGACGCTGACGGCGACGGGCCTGGAGCGCGCCGAGATCGAGGAGGCCCTCGCCCTGGTGCTCGCCTCCGAGCGCACCGTCGTGTGCTGGGCGATGGGCCTCACCCAGCACAAGCACTCGGTGCCCACGATCCGCGAAGTGGTCAACTTCCTGCTCCTGCGCGGGAACATCGGCCGCCCCGGCGCGGGCGTGTGCCCGGTGCGCGGCCACTCCAACGTGCAGGGCGACCGCACCATGGGCGTCTTCGAGCGCCCCGCGCCCGCCTTCCTGGACGCCCTGGAGAAGGAGTTCGGCTTCGCACCGCCCCGCGAGCACGGCTTCGACGTCGTACGGGCCATCGAGGCGCTGCGCGACGGCGCGGCGAAGGTGTTCTTCGCGATGGGCGGCAACTTCGTGGCGGCCTCCCCCGACACCGACGTCACCGAGGCCGCGATGCGCCGCGCGGCCCTGACGGTGCACGTGTCGACGAAGCTCAACCGCTCCCACGCGGTCACCGGCGCGCGCGCCCTGATCCTGCCGACGCTCGGCCGCACTGAGCGGGACCTCCAGAGCAGCGGCGAGCAGTTCGTGACGGTCGAGGACTCCATGAGCATGGTCCACGCCTCACGCGGCCGCCTCGCGCCCGCGAGCAAGCACCTCCTGTCGGAACCGGCGATCGTGGCCCGCCTGGCGCGCCGCGTCCTGGGCGACGCGTCACGCACGCCCTGGGAGGAGTTCGAGAAGGACTACGCCACGGTCCGCGACCGCATCGCGAAGGTCATCCCGGGCTTCGAGGACTTCAACGCGCGCGTGACCGGTTCCGCCGGCCACCCCGGCGGCTTCACGCTGCCGCACGGCCCGCGCGACGAGCGGCGCTTCCCCACCGCCACCGGCAAGGCCAACTTCACGGCCGCGCCCGTCGCGTACCCGAAGCTCCCCGAGGGCCGGCTGCTGCTGCAGACCCTGCGCTCGCACGACCAGTACAACACCACCATCTACGGCCTCGACGACCGCTACCGCGGCATCAGGAACGGCCGCCGGGTCGTCCTCGTCAGCCCCCACGACGCCCAGGGCCTGGGCCTCGCGGACGGCTCCTACGTCGACCTGGTCAGCGAGTGGACGGACGGCGTGGAGCGCCGCGCCCCCGGCTTCCGCGTCGTTCACTACCCGACGGCCCGCGGCTGCGCGGCCGCGTACTACCCGGAGACCAACGTCCTGATCCCGCTGGACTCCACCGCTGACACCAGCAACACCCCCACCAGCAAGTCCGTCGTCGTCCGCCTGGAACAATCGGCGACCGACTGA
- a CDS encoding DUF4184 family protein, with translation MPFTISHAAAVLPAVRRDGTGRGALVPSLLVAGSFAPDVTYFAASAVPGAMEFGDFTHSFPGVFTIDVAVAAVLVGLWRLLREPVIALLPGRVRGQVLVVARGAGTGRPAGAFAWERRPVAAVWWWYVSAVLGATTHVVWDAFTHLDRWGMRVFPVLGEEIAGSPLYWYAQYGGSAVALVVIALFVVSAVRRVPSAAAADARAALPQLSVGERWVAALVIGGCVAVAAGVRTVRWWTYWGAVAKPWEIIPTLCFGGGAGLVLGLVVYALLVRGRRGPAGREVAPAPVRQQQR, from the coding sequence TTGCCGTTCACGATCAGCCATGCCGCGGCCGTGCTGCCGGCCGTCCGCCGCGACGGTACCGGGCGCGGCGCGCTCGTGCCCTCGCTGCTGGTGGCGGGCTCGTTCGCGCCCGACGTGACGTACTTCGCGGCGAGCGCGGTGCCGGGGGCGATGGAGTTCGGGGACTTCACCCACTCCTTCCCGGGCGTCTTCACGATCGACGTGGCCGTCGCCGCTGTACTGGTCGGTCTGTGGCGCCTGTTGCGGGAACCGGTGATCGCGCTGCTGCCGGGGCGGGTGCGGGGGCAGGTCCTCGTGGTGGCGCGAGGTGCGGGCACCGGGCGTCCGGCCGGCGCCTTCGCGTGGGAGCGGCGGCCGGTGGCCGCGGTGTGGTGGTGGTACGTGTCCGCCGTCCTGGGCGCGACGACGCACGTGGTGTGGGACGCGTTCACGCATCTCGACCGGTGGGGCATGCGCGTCTTCCCGGTCCTCGGCGAGGAGATCGCCGGCTCCCCTCTCTACTGGTACGCGCAGTACGGGGGTTCGGCGGTCGCGCTCGTGGTGATCGCGCTCTTCGTGGTGTCGGCGGTGCGCCGTGTCCCCTCGGCGGCCGCCGCCGACGCCCGCGCCGCGCTGCCTCAGCTCTCCGTGGGTGAGAGGTGGGTGGCGGCGCTCGTGATCGGCGGGTGCGTGGCGGTGGCCGCGGGGGTGCGGACGGTGCGCTGGTGGACGTACTGGGGCGCGGTCGCCAAGCCGTGGGAGATCATCCCGACCCTGTGCTTCGGCGGGGGCGCGGGCCTCGTCCTCGGTCTGGTCGTGTACGCGCTGCTCGTGCGGGGACGTCGAGGTCCGGCCGGACGCGAGGTGGCGCCGGCTCCGGTGAGACAACAACAACGGTGA